Part of the Odocoileus virginianus isolate 20LAN1187 ecotype Illinois chromosome 9, Ovbor_1.2, whole genome shotgun sequence genome, TATTAGACATCGCGGGTCATACCAGCCATGGTCATGGTGAGTCACAAAGCAGTGGCTTCTCACAAACCCTAGATATGTGCAGATTTGTAGGATCAAATTAAAGCACACAGGAAGCTGGAGTTCTCAGGGAGACAAAGGTGGTGGCCCCTGCCCTGAAGTGCCACCTGGGCAAAAgccctcccatcccacctccagGGGCCTCATTCCACCCACAGGAGAGTTATTAATTTGTGGAACTCGGATTCCCAGGGTCCACATGCCCCCAGGAGTCTGCCCCATTGACGCCCCCAGGGTGCCCTGCTCTCCGGCCCACCCCAGCTCCCACCTGGCCCGGCGGGTCAGCTGAGAGTCCTTGAAGAGTGTGAAGGTCCTGGTGGGGCCAAAGGCCGAGGGCTCCATGGCCACACCACGGATGGAGGCGTATTCCTTCTCCACCAGCCCGAAGGCCACCATCAGGTCAAAGCCTTGGGAGGGCGGCACCATTAGACaggagggaaggtgggggtgAGTAGGAGGCAGAGTAGAAAACCACATGTCTGGTGAGAGGAAAGTGTGGGAGCCACAGAGACAGTGCAGGGACGTCGGCCCTCAGGGGTCTGGTCCCCCCTTCCCTCTATCCTGGATTCAGGAAGGACAAGCAGGGAGCACCAACCTGGCCCTTCCATGCCCACAGCCGTCACCTCCCCACGAGTCTCAGTGCCCAGACCCTCGCCCGTCCcattcccactcccaccccaactCAGCCGGCCCTGCAGCTGGGTCTGAGCAGCTGTGGACATccttcaggagacccaggtaccAAGATATGTCCCCCGCCCTTACTACTCCCACTGCCCCCAGCTGGCAAATCTCCCTGACCAGGTGGGGCCCACGTGTCAGCCTTCTCTCTGGGAAGGGTCTCAGACCCACAGCAGTAAAGATGTGATGCTGTGGACCCAGGCTCAGCCCCTCGCCCGCCCACCTCCTGGTCAGCACAGGTTCACAAAGGTCACACAGGACCCATGGCCCCCACCATTGCCTGACCCCAAACCCAGGCCACCCTCCCCCAACAAGGACCCAGAGGAGGAAGTGTGGGTGGGGGCTGGCAGGGAGCAGCTACCACAACAGGGTGGGACCTACCTGGGAGGGAGCCGTCCAGGTGGAGGGCCGGGCAGGCTGCTGAGAGGGGACACAAGGGCAAGGGTCAGCGGGGAGGGGCCCCTTGTGGCCGGATGCCCGGCCCTGTGGTTCCCACACTTCAGGGATAGGACAGGGACAGTGTCCAACCCCCAGGAAGACAGCACCCGACTGGGTGCTCTCACAGGGTCTGCGATGAGAGGTGAGATGCCCTAGGTGCAGGCCAGGGGAGATCTGGGTGTGTGGACATGCCTGGGTCCACACCATCCTGGGGCTGGGCTGAGCCAGCCTGCTCCACTTCCAAGCACTGTGTGGACACTCTGAGTGTTCATGTATGAGTGTGGGCAGGAACTGAGACTCTCGGGGCAGGAAGTGGCTCCCTGCCACCCAGAAAGGAAAGGTGCTGAGCCTTGGGTAGTGAGGCCCCTGTCCCCAGAGGTATTCAAGTCAAAACTGGGCAACACCATGGAGGGGACACAGAGGAAAGCTGGGGTGGTTGGCCGAGGGCCTTCTGCTCTGAGCATCTGATTGTCGAGAGAAGCAGCAGGAATAGCaaacagaaactgaggctcctcTCAGCTGGGTCCTGGCCTGGGGGTGGTGGGACCTCAGGGACCACTGATACCCCGAGGGCAAGGCCAACCCAGAGTGGGCCCTGGGCTATGCTGCAGCCACCCCGTCTATGGCATGCATCCGGTTTCCCACTCCTACAAGCTGCACATCTGCCCTGCACCTCCTGGACACAGACCTAGAAGAACACCGCCCATCCCCCAGCCCCGGGCCTCTGCAGGCTGGCCACAGCCACAATGCCCTCCATGCCAGCCTGTACGTGCTCAACTGGACTGCAGTGGCCTTAATCCTGTACCGGAGGGTCTCTCACTAAGCTCTGCAATATGGGGTACATCTGGAAGTCACAGGGCCCACACGTCCTGGCTGCCAGGGTCCTGGGCCTGGCAGGGATCTGCTGGGATCTGGGATCTTGGTGCCCATTCACCCGTCCGGCCGGTAGCAGACACTGCCACACTCTCCCCTGCTCCATAGACGGCTGAGACCAGGACCCGGTACTTGGTAGCCGCCAGCAGGTCAGGGATCGTCACGTGGCTCCCAGGTCCTGGAACGGAGatctgggtgggggcggggtgaaggtggtcacatGAGCGTCTCTGCTAGTGTGGGCATCTTGGTCCCCTATCTGTGGGTCCCGCAGCGGAAGAGTGGCCTCCTAGATAGGCAGGATGGAACGTGGCTCCCCAAGCCCAGGATCTGGTGGCCCATGAGGGGCGATGGCGTCCCTGGCTGCAGGGAGACCCACCGACTTCTCAGGTCCGGAGCCTGAGGCCAGCGCGTAGGAGAGCCGGTAGTGGAGCACGTGGCCGCTCGGGGGCGTCCAGCTGACCCGCAGGCTGTCAGGCGACTCTGAGGCCAAGGCCAGGTTGGAGGGTGGGCTCCGGCTAACTGCGGGGGAGCAAGGGGCGTGGGGCACCACAGGTGGCAACACCCCCTCCACTCTGCACCATGCTCGCCACCCTCCCACTCCCCGGCCCCCACCATGCCCACCACGCTGCCCAGTGGCCCTGGCCCAGACAGGGCCACCAGGTCAGCTGTGGGACCACCTTGGGTGCGGTGTCACACCACGTGACCTGgactcttggccaccccaggGATGCCTGCCTGGAGGGCTCAGGGAGGCCCTGTGGACCCAGTGGCCCACTCGCAGGGTCAGGACTGGAGGGGCTGTCTGTCAGGCCCATGGACTGGGGGGTTCTGGGGCAGAGCAGGGTCACCTACCAGGGGTGTAACGGAGGGACACAGGGTCGCTGCGGGCCCCGTCCCGGTAATAGGCCAGGATGGTGATCTCATACTCTGAGTGCCTCCCCAGGCCAGGCAGGATGGCCGTGCCCAGGTTCCCCGGGACAGAAATCTGTGGAGAAGAGGGACTGGTGTCCACCGGGGGGAGCTGTCCTTCCCTGGGAGCCGGGTTCATGGGagaagctggggaggggagggtccgCTGCCCCCACACCTCACGGGCCTTCCCCTCTCCCAGGGGCGTCCACGTGATCTGGTAGACGAGCACGCCGGACACCGCCGCGGCCGCCCACTGGAGCCGGACTTCGTCCCCAGGCAGTTCTGTCACCGACAGCTGGCTTGGGCTGGGGACTTTCCCTGGAAGAGGGAGACCGAGGCTGGGGTGGCAGGGGCCCCCAGTCCCCACTCACTGTGCCTGCAGTCCCCTTTCCCAGAGTGGGCTGCAGGCTGGGCACTGGTCCCGGGCTCCACATCACACCCGTCCAGGTACCCGCCCTCACCTGACTCGTGTTGCTCTGAATCACccaggggagcagagggaggtgGCCTGgggaccccacccccactgccactCACGTGTGGTCAGGCGGCCGGTCAGGGTGGAGGAGCGGTCCCCAGGGTAGAGGCAGGTGACGCGGACCGTGTATgtggtggaggaggagagggggcccAGGGTGGCCGCGGTGGCGTTCCCAGGAACCTCCATCTGTTGGGGGGGCGGGCACAGGCAGCTTGAGGGGGGCAGCTCCTGCCAGAAGGAGACCCAGGCCTGCCCTACGACCACTCCCAGACTGGAGAGAGGGGACTGGGAGCGGAACCCGGGGCCCTGGTGGGGTCTTGCCCACTCCCCCAACACGCCGGTGTTTTTGCCTCTCAGGGCCTGCTCCCCCAGCACGTCCCGTCCGGCCTATCACGTGTAAGGATCCTTACAATTCTTTGCTTCACTTCTGCCTCATCCCCCCTGACTTGTACTGGGGCccacaggggctggggtggggccagCTGCCTTCCACTCCCCCTACACTGCTGAGGCTGAGCCTGGGGGAATGCGGCCACACCCACTGACCCTGAATTCAGGGGGCCCGGTCCGGGAGGCCGAGGGTGCTGGTCCCCGTGAACAAATCACCCCCCTGGACGTGCAGGCCTGCCCTCACCTGTCCCGAGTGGCCTCCCTTGCCAGAAATGTAGCTGACCCTGAACAGGCGCACAGGTCTTGCGGTGCCCTCCCAGGACACGCGGGCTGAATCATGGCTCACGTCAGAGAAGCTCAGGTGTCTGGGGGTGGCCAGGGCAGCTGCAGGGCACACCAAGGCCTTAGGACTGCCCCATGGGTACCAGGGAAGGGCAGGCGACAGCCGGGGTTGGGGGACTACTGGATAGGGTTGGGATCCCCCACCCATGGAAAGATGGGGGGAACCAGAGTAGGCAGCAACCTGCAGGATGCACTCACGGGTCCTGGCACGGATGCCCCGGGACTCGCTGGTCTCTGCCCCTCGAAGGCTCTGCACCCACACCTCATAGTCCCTGCCCGGGGCCAGGCCATCCAGCAGCACCTCCGGCCGCCCCACCCGCACCTGCAGGGACACACACGCTGGCCCACCTGTGCTCCCCGCACCctgcctgcccccttcccccctctcctatacccctcccctccccccgtgcctgcccccccacccccccaccccctgccccgcacctctctcctctcttcctcgcCCTTGGGGGAGGCAGGTAACCACCGCACCAGGTACTGGGTGGCCTCTGCCGAGGGCTGCCAGGTGAGGCGGACAGTTTTGGGTGTCACTGCAGCCAGGGTcagtgcctggggtgggggcaggggtgctggTGGAGACGGGggcagaaagtttaaaaatgcgGCAGCAGGCAGAAATCAGACCCATAAACCAGCGGGAGTCGGGGGAGGACAGACAGCTGTCAGTCACTTGGTAGGCGCGGGCTAGGTGTGTCCtgatggagacacagagaggggaagaccagcaggggtggggagaacaGACGACTGACTGTAAGTCCCGGAATTGATTTCACCCTGGACCACCCCGCACATTTCTGTTAAGGCCACCTGCCCTGAGGGTGGGAGGGCCGTGACCTGGGGTTAAGAGGCCACAGCCTATGTGGTCCTATTTAGATGGAGGGTCCAGGATCCGCAAACTCCAGAGAGAGCAGATCAGGGGTGGGCGGGGActgttggggaggggaggattgGGGTGACCACTAAGATGTGGGGCTCCCTTCAGGGTGAGGGGTGCACAATGCTGGGACTATATGGAAAACCAGAGTATCACCCACTGTGAACAGGTGACTGGGGggtgtatctcaataaagctgccaGGTTGAAGGTGGGGTGGTCTCACGCAGTACCGGGGAAACCACAGCCCAGGCAGGGCGGGAGCTCCACAGTGTGGCAGCAACAGTAATGGGTCCCTGCTGTGTTAGGGTCATGATACAAATGATGTCACTTGTGCTCAGAGGAGGACACTAGGGTCACAGCGGCCCAAGGTCTCGGCCTTTGTTGGGTGTGGTACCCTGCCTGGGTTCAGACCACCCTTGAGGGTGCAGGTGGGGGAAGCCCCTACAACCCTgagcccacacacacacctgtggtcGCCAGGCCCTGCAGGCCCTCGCCGACGCCGGCCTTGTAGATGGGGAACACAGAGACCAGGTACTCAGTGCTGGAGGTCAGGTTGTGCAGCTGCGCTGACGAGGTGGGCCCTTCCACCACCACCTGGAATAGGAGTCGCGAGGAGCAGGTCGGTGGGGtgcaggggaggaggcaggggtgcTGGGTCAGCCTTCACTCCCAGCACAGCTGTGTCCCCAGAGCAGGTCTGGGCCATCAGCCCATCACACAGGCGTGAGCACAACCCTGCCAGCCACAAGTGCATGGGGCCGTGGTTCCATAAACCCCCTGCACCTGCTCCTCCTTCACCTTGATTTTGTCACCGGTGGTCGTTACTACAGCTCTGCCTGCGGTGGGGGCGgcggtgggcggggggggggggggggggagagggcGGTGCTCACCTCCCTGGGGGCGCCGCCCTTGGAAGGCCTCCACACAATCAGGTATTTGAGAGGCGGCTGTGGGGCTGGGCTCCAGGACAAGAGGACGCTGGAGGAGGTCACCTGGGTCAGGACCAGCCTGGTGGGAGCGGGAGGGGGGTCCACGGCCGGTGTAGCTGTGGGAGGAAGAGGGGTCCAGGCCCAGGGGGCGACTGGTGTCAGTGGCTCTGCCTGCGCCCCCTGGCGGCCACTTCCAGGAAGGACAGGGGCTCCCCAGTTGTCGGGGGAGCTCTGAGAGCCTGGTGGAAGGGGACCTGTTGGGGCTGCAGCTGGTGTGGCGACCCTGCCCCTGTGCCAGCCCCGTCGCTCACCTGGACCCCCACGCGGGCTCCTGCCCTGGACCTTCTGGCAGATGAGCCTGCTGAGCAGGCCGGAGAGTGTGCTGAGCTGGGGGAAGTCCTGCACGTTGTGGACAGTGATGTCCAGCGGCTGGGAGGCCAGAAGCCTCAGCTCGGTTTCATCAGCATTCTTCACGCCTGCcgcagggttggggggagggttAGCTCACCTAGCACCCTTATTTGTTGTACAGTCAGGGCCACTGGGCTCCTGCTGGTCACCCAGTGGGCAGAGGGCCCTTCCCAAGGACCCCAGACCCCACAGGCCCTGGAACGGGGTCACCTGGCCAGGTGCCCATGAGAGACAGGTTGGTGTGAAGGTGCCTGTGGCACGCCTGCTCAGGTCTCTGTGGAACTTGCAGCCAGGAGAGAGGTCAGTGTGCTTTCCTCGGGGTCCTGCTCATCCAGGGGCTGGGGTCAGGCATAGAGCAGGGTCTCTGCTTCCAGGAACCCTGCCCCCAGGTCTGGAGGTCCCTTCCAAGGGATGGAGTTAATGACCGGCTGGCTATGGGAGCAGAGCGAGGTCCCCAGGGCATATGatgtggggagcagggaggggccaCAGACACATCCACAGGTGACATTGTCAACTGGCCACTTCACCGGGGAGTGGCCAGGCTGCCCACACCAACTTGTGTGGCCACCTTCGATTGTCCGGGTGGGATTCAGGTCTGCAGAGCAGGGACTCTTCCTCCCATtcacagatggggtggggggcgggagagGGGCTGAGGCTCAGAGGCCACAAGACCTGAAGCCTGGGGATGCATGCTTATGCATGCTGTGAGAATGACCACCAAGAGCCCGAGGAGGAGGAGCTGCTCACCCACAGCAAAGATGTCAACACCCAGACCCTTGAGCACATGGCCAGCAGCGTGGGCATCGTCCTGGGACTTGCCGTCCGTCACCAGAATCACCAGCTTAGCTGCCTCTGGACGGAGACCTGCTCTGGGCTTCAGGTTCTGCTCCAGCACGTGGGTCAGGGCCAGGCCTTGGGCACAATGAGTGCAGAGTGCTGGTGCCCCCACGCACTCTCCCTGCCCACCCGTGATGGCTGCACCAGCCACTGGCCACCGGCTCTGCCCACCAGGACAGTCCTGGCCCCTCCAGTCTGCGGGTACCCAGAGGGCAGGGACgcccccctccttccctcacaGGCACCTGAGACCCAGGGGCTGGCACCCCACACCCTGCTGCTGCAGGATGCACAGGGTGAATGGGGATCAGGGAAGGAATTGTGCTATCGGGGCATGGTCTGCCTGGGGGAGACCCCCTGAGGAGGACTGCTGACAGCAGGGCTCTCCTGAGCCATTGGTGGTCCCTCCCAGGAGCCTCTACTGACCAGAGGAGCCACTTGGTTTCAGCAGGACTGCCTGACTTGCCACGTTCACCATGGAAGAACGAGGCAGACTGGCCCTCTGCAGAGGCATGAATACACAGGACTCAGGCGTGGTTCATGCACGCCTCTCCTTATCTGAGGGTTCAAGGGAGACTGACCATGGGACAAGACctgaatggaccttgagggtgGGGCTGAGGCCGGGACTGGGGCCGAGCAGACCTGTGAACGTGTTTCCTCCTCTGTAGCGGAGGTTGTGAACAGCACTCAACACCTCCTCCTTGGTGCCAAAGGCATTCAGGTCCCACTCGGTCTGGGGAGCTCCACTGTACTGAGTCAGGCCTGGAAGGGGAGGGGACCCCACTCTACTGAGTTAtactgggaggggaggggtctcCATTATACTGAATCAGGCTGGGAGTGGAGGGGGTGTGGGCACACAGCAGGTGGGCAGGACACACACAGCCTTGCCCGGGTCACAAGGAAGGCATGTTTGCAAAGCCCTACTTTCCACACAAGTTCCCCCTGGGAGCTagctgtcttcccagtgcaggtgGGGACCTCAGTTTTGCCTGGTTGGGTGAGAACTTAGCCTTGATTCCTCCCTCACTtcacacttccttctccaaactgGGGGTAGGGTATAGAATTGTGAGAACCACCCCAGTGGggcacagggcagggctgggacccACCTACTTGGACTTTGCCTGGCCCAATTTCAAAGGGCTCGATGACGCTGGCCAGGAAGTCTTTGACCTGCTGGAAGTGACTGTGGCCTATACTCCAGGACCCATCGACCAGGAAGATCATGTCTGCAGGCGTGGGGGGAGTGCAGCGGAACTGGGGTctgcctggggtgggaggggagggaggtgaggtgtTGGGCAAGGTCATCACTGCTACAGGACCCTGAACTGCCTGTGGCTGGGCTCCAGTGCCCAGGATCTCCTTCCCTGGGGTTGGTAGAGGGGGAGGAGCTGCAGGGCTCTGACTTCAAGTGAGGTGGGCAGCAAAGTGTTGGGGGACAAGTACCAGGGTCTCACCAGACTTAGAAAACCACACGTGAAGCTCAGCCCACTGTCCCAGCCTCTCTGAGTCCCCCCAAAGGGGGCTCATAGGACATCTAGTTGCTCTGGAACCTTCACCCTCTATTGACCTGGCCAGTGCTGGTCACTGTGTGATTGTCCAAGGGGGGGCTGCACCTTCCTTGGCCCACCAGCTCCCAGGCTCAGCTGGCAGAGGCTGTCCAAAGGGGAGTCGACTGGGGTGagtcagcaccatggacagcgcCAGGTAGCCATCTATTCTGCCAGCTCTAGGCTGAGGCCTCACggtgtgtgtgaggggtgtgtgtgagggtTGTCCTAAGGACCAGGAGCTCTTTGGAGACAAAGCCACGCCCCTTGATCTGGGGCTCCCAGAGCTGTGCTCTGTGTCCCCAGGCCAAGACCCAGAGTCAGGGCCAGACCCCTTCTTGGAGGCTCCTGGTGGGGTTGGTGTGGTGAGACCCTTACCGAATGCAGGAGGCACCCTCTGACCTCAAGGCCCTGCACTGTGGGGCAGATCACCCTGTAAGACCCCAAATCCACTGGGAGACAGTGGGAGGCCTGGACCCCAGGACCCCACATGAAGTCTAAGGAAGGAGGTGTCTTCTTCAATTCCAAGTCTGATGCGAGAGACAAAATCAGAAACTTCCCAGGCCTGGTGGGGGAGGCACATCTCTGCCTGCAGGGCCTCATGGGAAACTCTGTGCTGTGGTCCCGCCCTCAAGCCCGCAGATGCTGGCACCCCAGCCGTCTCACCtggctcccctctccctccagctgAGGTCCTGGCTTGGTTCTGCCCCTCCAGATCTGGAGTGGGCTGAGCAGGCCCCTCccctgtggggtccctgggtgggTGCTGCTCCTCGCCAGGTactcctggggggggggggtcacagcTGTGTTACCCCTCACCAGCCACACTCAGGCTGGGGGGCACCTGAGGGAGGTCGAAGTAGTGGGACCAGGCACTGGGGCCCAGGGACATTCCCAGCAGATGAGCTGTCCCAGTGGGTTAATGAAGTCAGGAGCGGGCAGCCAAGCTTAATGAGGGCAGACGGAGGGAGGACCTCCTGGCCATGTGGAAACCGTGAGGCACTGAAGACTGCCCCCTATTCCCAGGCACTTACCGTCACCCGACTTGGACCCACCAAGTGTGGGCGGGTCTTGGCTTGGGGCCAGGGCCCCTGGGGGCTCAAGGTCTGGGCTCCCCGCGTGGGAGGGGGTGGGCTCCAGGGTTGCCCCCAGTGGCCTCTGGCCGCTCCTGCTCATGGAGTTACTCTTCAGATCCTCAACTACAGAGAGATGTGATGGGATATTAGGACTCCACTGCCCGGCAGGGGGGATAGAGGCCTGGGGGCTGCCCACACAACCCTTCCCACAAAGGCCCATCCAGGCTCCACGGGCTCCCAGCCTCTTCTGCACACAGGCACCCCCAGGGCACTTACTCACAAACTCCCTGCGAGCCAGCAGGACGTTCCCTGAGCCAGTGAGCTCGAAGATCTGCAAGGTGTACCCCTTGGAGGGGCTCAGGCCCCCCACAGTGGCCTTGGGGGTCTTGGTGGTCAGCATCACCTCCTGTTCTGGGTcccctggggcgggggtggggagagggagcaaGGCGGCCGAGGTGGGTGGtgtctgcatgcatgtgtgcacttATGCCAgaaggtgtgcatgtgtgtgcatgtgtgttgggAGTGGTGAAATCTGCCTGGcaccccctcttcccctcccctagTTCCTCCTTTTGGGCCAGGGGAGGGAGTAGGGGGAGAGGTCTGTGCGTCTCTCTCTAGGACCTGATGGGAGTGGCCTGTGCTCCTCCCCAGAGGGACTCATCTCAGGGTCCACCGGAGGATCCATAAGTTCTCCAGGTGCCATCAGAGCAGCGCTGGGGACACCATGGAGGTGTCTGTGCAGACAGGGCTGCACGTGGGGAGGGGCCTGTCGCTTGTGCACAGGGGCTGGACAGCACATGGCAATGAGCCTGTAAGCACGTCCCAGTGTGACTGTGAGTCtatactaaaaacaaagaaacaattcCAAGGGCATGCTGCCGTGCTCTCAGGGGAGGCGGCCGTGGAGGCAATAGGAGCGACTGATCAGAGGTCAGGAAGCACCTGGCAA contains:
- the COL20A1 gene encoding collagen alpha-1(XX) chain, which translates into the protein MSPLHFGDSGGELGGVTTAGSEPVSPLDLPAALDCEGDQSSSNPGASGRLRLAVLPEDRLQMKWRESEGSSLGYLVQVKPRAGDPEQEVMLTTKTPKATVGGLSPSKGYTLQIFELTGSGNVLLARREFVIEDLKSNSMSRSGQRPLGATLEPTPSHAGSPDLEPPGALAPSQDPPTLGGSKSGDGVPGEEQHPPRDPTGEGPAQPTPDLEGQNQARTSAGGRGEPGRPQFRCTPPTPADMIFLVDGSWSIGHSHFQQVKDFLASVIEPFEIGPGKVQVGLTQYSGAPQTEWDLNAFGTKEEVLSAVHNLRYRGGNTFTGLALTHVLEQNLKPRAGLRPEAAKLVILVTDGKSQDDAHAAGHVLKGLGVDIFAVGVKNADETELRLLASQPLDITVHNVQDFPQLSTLSGLLSRLICQKVQGRSPRGGPATPAVDPPPAPTRLVLTQVTSSSVLLSWSPAPQPPLKYLIVWRPSKGGAPREVVVEGPTSSAQLHNLTSSTEYLVSVFPIYKAGVGEGLQGLATTAPLPPPQALTLAAVTPKTVRLTWQPSAEATQYLVRWLPASPKGEEERREVRVGRPEVLLDGLAPGRDYEVWVQSLRGAETSESRGIRARTPALATPRHLSFSDVSHDSARVSWEGTARPVRLFRVSYISGKGGHSGQMEVPGNATAATLGPLSSSTTYTVRVTCLYPGDRSSTLTGRLTTRKVPSPSQLSVTELPGDEVRLQWAAAAVSGVLVYQITWTPLGEGKAREISVPGNLGTAILPGLGRHSEYEITILAYYRDGARSDPVSLRYTPVSRSPPSNLALASESPDSLRVSWTPPSGHVLHYRLSYALASGSGPEKSISVPGPGSHVTIPDLLAATKYRVLVSAVYGAGESVAVSATGRTAACPALHLDGSLPGFDLMVAFGLVEKEYASIRGVAMEPSAFGPTRTFTLFKDSQLTRRASDIHLATLPPEHTVVFLLRLLPETPREAFALWQVASEDFQPILGVLLDAGRKSLTYFNRDPRATLQEVTFDLPEVRRIFFGSFHKVHVAVGRSKVRLYVDCRKVAERPIGEAGSLPAAGFVMLGRLAKARGPRSSSASFQLQVLQIVCNDSWAEEDRCCELPASKEGESCPAFPSACACSSKTPGPPGPQGPPGLPGRNGAPGEQGFPGPRGEPGPPGQMGPEGPGGQQGSPGTQGRTIQGPVGPPGVKGEKGDLGHPGLQGHPGLQGTPGKVGVQGPKGMRGLEGTAGLPGPPGPRGFQGTAGARGSNGERGPPGAVGPTGLPGPKGERGEKGEPQSLATIYQLVGQACESAIQAHVLKLHACTHESTRPPMPILEAPRALGTSSKSRLPGEVGHGGPRPGDRGRSPCCLE